CCACGGCGCAGCCGATAAAGCCAAACTCCTCGGAAAATACGCTGAAAATGAAGTCGGTGTGCGGCTCCGGCAGGAAATGGAGCTTTCCCTGCGTGCCATGCATGAAGCCCTTGCCGTAAAGTCCGCCGGAACCGACCGCAATGCGCGATTGTATAACATTATACCCCGCGCCCTGCGGATCTATCATCGGATCGAGGAAAACCAGCAGCCGCATTCGCTGGTATGGCTTCAGTATCATCCACCCCAGCGGCAGCATCGCCGCCCCGGCCCCGACGATCGAACCCAGTATTTTCACCGGCGCGCCGGCCGCGACGAAGACGGCAAAGAGCATGACCGCATAGACCAGAGAACTCCCCAGGTCGGGCTGGAGCATTATCGGCACGATGGCGGCTCCGGCGACGAGAATAGCCGCGCCGATGCCGCGCCCGCTGCTGGGAGGCAGCGCCGAGCACAGCCTGGCCAGCGCGAGCGCGAATACGACCTTGCCGAGCTCGGAGGGCTGGAAACGAAAGAACCCAAAGTTGAACCATCGCTGCGAGCCCTTTGCGGTGTGCCCCACGACGAGGAGCAGCACAAAAACGACCACGATGGCGATAAAGAGCGGCCACGCGTATTTAAGAAAATTGCGATAATCGGCCTTGAGCACCGCCAGATAGACCGCGGCTCCCATCGCGCCCCAGACGAGCTGCCGGATGACAAAGCCCGAAACCGAGGCGTCCCCCTTCGCAAAAGAAGCGCTCGCGCTGTAGATCGCGGCGAGGCCGAAGCAAAAGAGGACGAGCGTCACCGCGATCATTATCCAGTCCGTGTATGAACGGATGTCGCTCCAGCTCGTGGAAAATTTTTCAGCCATTTATTGCCGTCCCCGGCGCGGTGAATAAAATCATCGCTTTTCCGTTTCGCCCGTCTTTTTTCTTCCCCTGACGGGCCGCTGCATGTTCTTCAGCGGAATGCTGGCGAGCAGCGCCACAGAACGGTCCTCTCTGTTGAGGTCGAGTTCTATTCCCTCTTCGTCTATATCAAGATACTTTTTTATCGTCTTTATCAGGTCCGAACGCAGCGCCGTCAATATCTCCGGCGAGATGTCGTTCCTGTCATGGATCAGTACGAGCTGCAGGCGCTCCTTCGCCACCGAGCCGCTCTTCTGCGAGCCAAAAAGGCTGCTGATACAGTCAAATATACCCATACCGTTCACCTAACCTTTGGAAAAAAGTCTGCGCAGCGAGGCAAATATGCCGCCCTCTTCCTTTGAAAGGTCAAGGAAGGGGATCTTTTCGCCGCAGATCCTCTTGGAGATGTTTTTATAGGCCGCTCCGGCCTTCGTCCCCCCAGAAAAAATGAGCGGCTCGCCGCGGTTGGCGGAGATGACGATCGATTCGTCGTCCGGGATCATTCCCACGAGATCGACCGCGAGGATGTCGAGTACGTCCTGGACCCCGAGCATCTCGCCGCGCTTCACCATATCGGGGCGGATCCTGTTTACGATCAACTGGATGGGCGCCTTATCCATCGATTCAAGCAGGCCGATGATGCGGTCCGCGTCGCGCACCGCCGATACCTCGGGGGTGGTCACGACGAGCGCCTCCGTCGCTCCCGCCGCCGCGTTCCTGAAACCGGATTCTATGCCGGCGGGGCTGTCGATGAGTATAAAGTCGAAATCCGGGCTCAGGTCGCCGCAAAGTTTCTCCATCTGCTCTGCCGATACGGCGTCCTTCGTCTTTGACTGCGCCGTCGGTATCATATAGAGGTTCTCAAGGCGCTTGTCGCGGATAAGCGCCTGATTGAGGCGGCAGTTCCCCTCGATAACATCTATGAGAGTATATACGATGCGGTTCTCAAGGCCCATTATGACGTCTAAGTTTCTCAGCCCCACGTCTCCGTCGATGGCGACGACCTTGTATCCCTCCGAAGCGAGAGCCGCCGCCAGGTTTGCCGTGGTCGTCGTCTTGCCGACGCCGCCCTTACCGGAAGTAATTACGATTATTCTGCACCCCAAAACTGCATCCTCCTTTACATTACAGTACCGGCCATGGAGAGACCAGCACCTCGTTGTCTGATATCCTAACAGTGACGGCCTTGCCCCAAAAGGGGGAATTCCTGTCTATTATGCCGACCTTCGTACCGATGCGCACCTGCCCGGCCTCCAGAGAACGCGTGATCACCGTCATCTCGTCGCTGCCGCCGCAGCCCGCGTGGACGAGGCCGTTGAGACGCCCGATCACCGTGACGTTGCCTTTGGCCGCGACCTCGGCCCCCTGGTTGACGTTGCCGATTATTACCACATCGCCGGCGTGGCCGATGTTCTGCCCGCCGCGAAGCGTGCCGAAATAGACGAACCCGGGATAGATCCCCTCGTCCGCGCCGGCGCGCGTCTCTTTTTTATCGGGCCTTTCAGTCATGTGTTCTCCGGCGGAGGTCCTGAACCCCATTCTGTCAAGGGCCTCCTTGGACTGCGGATCGGAGACTATCCAGAGAGAGACCGTGCTTCCGCTCGGCTCGATAAAATTCTTCCAAATTTTCGACAGCAGCGCCGGAGAAAAACGGCGCGTCTGCAGGTCTATCTCAATTTCGCTCCCGGCGAGCAAATGCCCGCCCGTCGAGAGAAGCGAATTGAAGCCGTCAAACATCTGGCGTTCGCTCATATCGGCGGGGACGACGCATCTTAAAAATCCCGCCTGTCTGCCTTTTAACTGAATCATCTTCCAGCACCCCTAATAAACAAACTAAGCTTGATTACGGAAATCACAGGCTTCCCATCTCACTTATGTCCCCGTCGGCGCGGCCGGCTTATTTATCTCATTCGCCGGTTTGGGTTCGGTATACTTTACGCCGTTAATGAGAAAATTCAGCATCTTTCCGACTATCGGTCCGGCGACCGACGCCCCGCCCTTTCCGGCCTCCGCGATCGCGACGACCGCGTATTTCGGATTATCCGCGGGAGCGTAGCCGACAAACCAGGCGTGGTCGTCGCCGTGTGAGTTCTGCGCCGTGCCGGTCTTTCCCGCGACCTTGACCCCATAAGAGCTGGCCCTCTTTCCCGTTCCGCTCTTTGTGACCTCCTGCACGCCCTGCTGTATCAATTTTAACACTTCGGGCGAGATGCCGAGAGCCGCGCTTTCGGTCGGAGCGGCGGTGTTCAGCCGCGGCTTTAAAAGTTTACCACCATTTGCGAGCGCCGCGTAGGCTCTTAATACCTGCAGCGGCGTCATCAGCACATAGCCCTGTCCTATCGAGTAGTTGACCGTGTCGCCGCCGTACCAGCTCTCTTTTATCCTCTTTTTTTTCCATTCCGGCCCCGCGAGCGTCCCCGAGGCCTCGCCCGTAAGGTCTATCCCCGTCTTTTCGCCGACGCCGAACTTGGCGGCCGTCTTTATGAGCCTGTCGATCCCCATCTGGCTCGAAAGCTGGTAGAAATAGACGTCGCAGGAATCTCTGAGAGCGTTGATTATATTTTCGCGCCCGTGACCGCTGTGTTTCCAACAGCGAAACCGGTGGTTTCCAAGTTCGAAATATCCCGGACAGCTGACGGTCGTATTCCTGTTGGCCACATTGCTTTCAAGTATCGCCGAACCTGTGACGATCTTAAAGGTCGAAGCGGGGGGATAGGCCCCTGAAATCGCCCTGTTCATCATCGGCCTTTCGTCATGGTCGTTAAGCGCGGCCCACTCTTTAGTGGTGATGCCCCACGTGAGCGGGTTGGGATCATAGGAGGGGGCGGAATAGAGGCAGCGTATGCCGCCGTCGTTTATGTCCATCGCGATGATGGTCCCGCGATATTTTCCGATCAGCTCCGCCGCGTAGCGCTGTGCCGCGAGGTCTATCGTCAGCGTCATATCGTCGCCCTTGGTCGATTTTACATAGCTGATATTGCGCAGCTTCCGGCCGCGCGAATCGACCTCGATGACCTCTTCGCCGGCTGAACCGCGCAGTATCTCCTCATATTCGCCCTCGATGCCGTTTTTGCCGATCATGTCGCCGCCGCGGTAGACCTCGGCGTCGCCGGCCTCGAGTTCCTCCTTCGTGATCTCCGCGACATAGCCCACGACATGCGCGGCATACTGCGCCGCCGGATAGGTACGCCGCCAGACCGGCGTCAGAAAGAGTACCTTCTTGAAGTCCCTGTCCATTATCATCTCCGCGACCTGCGCAAAGGTGAGGTTCGTGGCGACGGTTATCGCGCGGTAGGGAGCGGAATATTGTTTAGCGACGGTCTCTCTGAATTTATCTTCGGTCATCGGGATGCCGTTGCGCACCAGGAGCGCCGTCACAGACTTAATATTTTCCTCTTTCTGAAGGTCTATCGGGTAGCCGTTGATGTTGAAGGTACGGACGTTCACCGCGAGCGGCGCTCCGTTTATATCGACGATGCTGCCGCGGGGCGGAAGGATGCGCAGGATGCGCAGCCTGTTCTGGGAGGCGAGTTTGACATAGGTGTCGCCCTGGACCACCTGGAAGAAAAAGAGCCCGGCGACAAGCAGCATGAAAGATACAAATACCGCCGCCTGCAGGAAGCGCATGCGGCGCATGATATCGAACTTGGAATACTGCGAACTAACCATTCCGCCCCGACACCTTCCAGAAGAGCCACGAGAAGAAGATGATCACCGGCACGGCCATCAGCTGCTGGACGACGAACTGCCGCATCGCCGTCTGGCTCGGGATAGTCCAGAAGAAAAAGTGTACGCCCGCGTAAAACAGCTCGCAGCCGACGGACATCATCGTAAAGGTTACGGGCGTGCGCCCCTGGACCGGCGTCTTCTGCCAGAGGAAACAGGCGAGACCGATGAAGCCTCCGCCGATCGCCGCGGTCAGTCCCGGAAGGTTGGTCCAGCGCAGGTCCCAGATAAGGCCGCCGATAAACGCGCCCCAGACCAGCCCGGTCTGGCGTTCCTTCGTGGTGTTGGGCAGCAGCGCCATGAAGAGCGCCGTCAGCAGGAATGTATCGGGCACCATGCATATGCCCATCAACAGCAGCTGCGCGAAATCCTGCAAAAGCCAGACGGCAAGGAGCAGCGTCACTTCGGCGCCCTCCGGCCCGTAAAGACCTCCACATTATAAAGCTGCGTCAAATGCGCTCCGGCGCTGAGCTTCATCTCCGTATATCCCTCTTTGTTTTCGTCTATGTCGATTATCGTCCCGACCGGCAGCCCGGGAGGGATGAGGTCGCTCATCAGCGAGGTGGATATCGTCATGCCCCGCTTAAGTTTGCGCTCCTCCGGTATATAAAGCAGCTTTAGATGGCCGAAGTCGTCGCCGTTGACTACGCCGAGGTCGCGCGTCTGATCCACCGCCGCCGCAAGCAGGAACGAAGAGGAGGTGATGAGTTCCACCCAGGCGTAACTGTCGCCGACTCTGGTCACCCTGCCGACGAGGAAGCCCTCAGAGGTGACGGCCGCCTTTTCCACGACGCCGTCGCGCGCGCCCTTGTCGATACGGAACTCCTGCCACCAATCCTGCGGGTAGCGCAGGGTGACAAGGGCCCGCACATAAGACTCCCTCGCCGCCGGCTCCTTTATCGCCGCGCGCTGCAGCGCCTCGGAGAGCGCCTGGTTTTTAAGTTCAAGGCGCTCGACGCGTTCGTTGAGGCTCGCGCGTTCCATCACCCAGTTGCCGCTGAGCTGCACCAGGTTGCGTATATAGAGCACAGGCTTCTCAGGATATGTGAGAGCGGCGTTCACATATTCGACAGCCGCGTACTTCGCGGAGGGCACCGCCGTCATGAAAAGCAGGAGCCCCACCCCGGCGAGAACGGATGCGACTCCGCCGAGCCATGGACGGCTTTCCCTGCCAAGAAGCTGCATTTATTGATTCCGCCCTTAAGCGCCCTGCTTCTCGACGGTGATCGAGAGCCTGTTCTTGTCCTGCGGCATCTCGAGGATCTTGCCGAGGCCAAGGGCCACAGAAAAGACGGGCTGTTCCGCGATGTGTATCGGAACGTTAAGCGCGTCCGCGAAGCGGATGTTGAGGCCGCGAAGGTTGGCCGTGCCGCCGGAGAGGACGATGCCCTGATCGACGATGTCGCGGACAAGCTCGGGCGGCGTGCGTTCGAGGGTCGAACGTATCGTCTCCTCTATCTGCATCACGATCGGCTCTATCGATTCACGGACCTCTTCCGAACAGATGCTTACCACCTTCGGCAGGCCATCAACGAGATCGCGCCCCTTGACGTCCATTTTAAGTTCCTGATCGAGCGGGATCACGGAGCCGATCGCGATCTTTATCTCCTCCGCCGTGCTTTCACCGATAGCAAGCGTGTAGTTCTGGCGCAGCATCGAGATGATCGCCTCGTCAAGGGCGTCGCCGGCCACTCTGACCGACTGGTTGATGACTATTCCGCCGAGGGAAAGCACCGCGACCTCGCAGGTGCCGCCGCCCATGTTGACGACCATATTGCCCTGCGCCTCGTCGATAGCCAGGCCGATGCCCACCGCCGCGGCGAGCGGCTCTTCCACCACGAAGGCCTCTTTGGCCCCCGCGGCGAGCGTCACTTCGACCACGGCCCGCTTTTCGACCTCCGTAACGCTCGCCGGCACGCAGACGGCGACGCGGGGATGGGAAAACATCCCGCCGGAGGCCGTCGCCTGCGACATGTAATGGCGTATCATGTGCTGCGTCATTTCAAAATCGGCGATCACTCCGTGCGAGAGGGGCCTTACCGTCGTTATCCCCTGCGGCGTGCGCCCCACCATCTTTTTCGCGGCGGCGCCAAAAGCTATTATCTCCTTCTGCCCCTTGCGGCCAAGGTTGCGCACCGCGATGACCGAGGGTTCGTTGATGACGACGCCCTTTGATTTAACGTATATGACCGTATTTACCGTCCCAATATCTATTCCTATCTCGTGGTTGAAGAGGTTGGGTCTGAAACTGAACAAAACTAGCCCCCGCTTTCAATTGACTTTTCTAAATTATACCTTCAAATTTTACCAGGCGCCGCTTCGAGACCGTACTCCGCCAGGCGCTCCCCCTTAACGGGAAAGAGTTCCCCGTCGGCGGCGATATAGTGTCCCTTGAGCTGCATCCCCAGAAACCGCAGTCCCTGTTCTATATGCTCCGTAAGCTTGACATCATCACGGCTCGGCAGCCGGCAGCCGTCCGGGTGGTTGTGCAGGACAACGACCTTAGCCGCCGAGATCCTCACGGCCTGACGAAAAAACACCGGCAGGTCAAGGTAGGCCCCGGAAATACCGCCGAAAGAAAGCTCGGATTCTCCAAGCACGCGATCCTTCGCGCTGAGAAAGAACGCGAAAATGCATTCCCGTTCCATATACTTCGTTTCAAAGGCCTTTGCGAGCAGCGCCCCGCGCCAGTCCGAACTCTCCGCTCCCTTCATGAGCACCATACGCTTCCCCAGTTCGAGCGCGGCGGCGAGAGAGGCTGCTTTGGCCTCTTTCAGCCCCTTCTCCTGCATCATCTCCGCGGTGGTGGCACGAGCCAGCCCCGCAAGTCCGCCCATCCGCCGCAGCAGGCCCTGCGACAGAGCCGCCACATCCTCTCCCTTTCTGCCGGTCCTCAGCAGGATCGCAAGGAGTTCGGCAAGGGAAAGCGAGTCAGGGCCGTGTTTGATAAGTTTTTCCCGTGGCCGTTCGCTGTGCGGAAGCTGCGAGAAATCCATAGCAAAGCCTATCTGGGCCAGTAGGGGTTATACTGCTTCTCCGCCGCGATCGTCGTCTCCGGGCCATGCCCGGGGAAAACTCTCATCTTGTCAGGCAGCCCGTCCAGTTTTTTAAGCGACTCGATCAGCACATCCTCATTCCCGCCGGGAAGGTCGCTTCTGCCGATCGAGCGGGCAAACAACGTGTCCCCCGATATCAATATCTGCTCTTCACCGTCGGCGACTATGATGCAGATCCCGCCCAGCGTGTGGCCGGGAGTGTGGATCACATCGAGCGTCATCTTGCCGACTTTCAGCCTGTCGCCCTCTTTAAGCAGCTTCTCGGCCGAGGGCATTTCCACGGCCTCGCCTATGTAGGTCGAAAGGTTTTTGCTCGCGCTCGTCAGGCATTCGGCATCTTCGCTGTGGATCGCGACGCCGTTTTCCGAGATATTGCGCAGGTCGGCGATGCCGCCGATGTGGTCGCTGTGTCCGTGGGTAAGGATGATCCAGTACAGCCTTATATCGTGGCTGCGGATAAAGTCCTCCACCTCTTTCGCGGGACCGCCCGGATCGACCACGAATCCGTTGCCGGAATCATCCCATATCAGATAACAATTCGTCCATAACGTTCCCAGAGGAAATCTTTTAATGTTCATACAATTCACTCCTTGGTATCTATCATCAGGGTAACCGGCCCGTCGTTCTGTATGTCCACCGCCATATATGCCTGAAACTGGCCGTGCGCGACCGGAATCCCCTCTTTTTTCACAGCTTCGATAAACTTAATGTACATTTCATTGGCGAACCCCGGTTCCGCGGCTTTAGCCCAAGAGGGGCGGCGTCCCTTTTTACACTCTCCGCAGAGGGTAAACTGGGAGATCACCAATATCTCTCCCCCAACGTCGGAGACCGAAAGATTCATTTTACCATCTTCATCGTCAAAAATACGAAGATTTACGATTTTTTCGGCAAGCCAATCAATATCCCGCTGGTCGTCTTCGGGGACCACGCCGAGGAGCACCGTGATGCCGCGGCCGATCCCGCCGACTACGCGCCCCTCTACGGAGACTTTGGAAGATGATACCCGCTGCAAAAGCGCCTTCATTGCTCTTTACCCCCTGGTGATTTCCAGTATTCCCGAAATATTGTTGAGCTTCGCGATTATCCTGTACAAATGCTCGAGGTCCCTAACCTGCAGGTCCGCGACGACGCGCGTACGAGTGTTGTTGACTACGCTGGCCTTGACATTGGATATCAGCCCGTCCATCAACGCTATCGTTTGGACTATGTCGGCAAGCAGCGACTGCTTCTCCACCCCTTCGACCTTTATTCGCGCCGTATAACGCGTATCCTTAGGCCTTCCCCACGCCACAGACACCTGCTTCGCGCGATCGGCTCTCTCAATGTTCGCGCAGTCCCTCCGGTGTACGGAGATGCCGCGGCTCTGCGTGACGACGCCGACGATAGGGTCTCCCGGGATCGGACGGCAGCACTGCGCGAGAGTGACAAGCACTCCCGGCGCGCCCTCCACGACTATCTCGGAATCGGCCTCTTTCCGCTGCTGCGGCGCGGCGGCTTCCGGGATCGCCTCCGCCTGTACCTTAGAGCTGTCGGGCGTGATACGCCCAAGGACGCTGGCCGGCGAATGGCTGCCGGAGCCGACGGCGATCACCAGTTCGTCGAGGCTCGAATAGCCGAGCTCGCGCGCAATGTGCGCAAGCTGCGAATTAACGGCCTCAAGCGGATTTTCCACTCCGGGACTGCGGCGCGCCGCTTCTTTTTCAAGCAGTTCGCGGCCGCGTTTGGACTTCTCGTCGCGCTCCTGCCGTTCCAACTGGCGGAACCATGATTTTATCTTGCTGCGCGTACGGTTTGATTTCGCGATCTTCAGCCAGTCACGCGAGGGTTTGCCCTGCGGCGAGGTGAGGATGCGCACGATATCCCCGTTGTGAAGCTCCTGATCCATCGGCGCGATGCGCCCGTTGATCATCGTGCCCACACATTTGTGGCCGACCTGCGTGTGCACGGCGTAGGCGAAGTCTATCGAGGTCGAGCCGTTGGGCACACGCACGACCTTTCCCTTGGGGGTGAAGACAAAGACGTCGTTTGAGAGGACGTCCGTCTTGAGGTTGTCCAGGAACAGAGTCCCGTCCGACGCGCTCTCCGTGCCCCCCTCGCCGGCGCTCCCGGCCTCCCCCTCGTTATGTTCCGGAGCGGCGTCCAGCGCCTTGCGTATCCAGGTGAGCCCCTTGTCGAGGTTGTCTACCTTGTGGCCGCCCTCTTTATAGTTCCAGTGGGCGGCGATGCCGTATTCGGCGAGGAGGTGCATCTCTTTCGTGCGTATCTGCACCTCGAGAGGTTCCCCTTCCGGGCCGACCACGGTCGTATGAAGCGATTGGTACATGTTGCTCTTGGGGTTTGCTATGTAGTCGTCAAAAAGCCCCGGGATCGGCTTCCATATCGTATGGACCAGCCCCAGCACCTGGTAGCATTCGCCGATCGTCTTCACGATGACACGCAGC
The window above is part of the Cloacibacillus evryensis DSM 19522 genome. Proteins encoded here:
- a CDS encoding rod shape-determining protein, translating into MFSFRPNLFNHEIGIDIGTVNTVIYVKSKGVVINEPSVIAVRNLGRKGQKEIIAFGAAAKKMVGRTPQGITTVRPLSHGVIADFEMTQHMIRHYMSQATASGGMFSHPRVAVCVPASVTEVEKRAVVEVTLAAGAKEAFVVEEPLAAAVGIGLAIDEAQGNMVVNMGGGTCEVAVLSLGGIVINQSVRVAGDALDEAIISMLRQNYTLAIGESTAEEIKIAIGSVIPLDQELKMDVKGRDLVDGLPKVVSICSEEVRESIEPIVMQIEETIRSTLERTPPELVRDIVDQGIVLSGGTANLRGLNIRFADALNVPIHIAEQPVFSVALGLGKILEMPQDKNRLSITVEKQGA
- the rodA gene encoding rod shape-determining protein RodA is translated as MAEKFSTSWSDIRSYTDWIMIAVTLVLFCFGLAAIYSASASFAKGDASVSGFVIRQLVWGAMGAAVYLAVLKADYRNFLKYAWPLFIAIVVVFVLLLVVGHTAKGSQRWFNFGFFRFQPSELGKVVFALALARLCSALPPSSGRGIGAAILVAGAAIVPIMLQPDLGSSLVYAVMLFAVFVAAGAPVKILGSIVGAGAAMLPLGWMILKPYQRMRLLVFLDPMIDPQGAGYNVIQSRIAVGSGGLYGKGFMHGTQGKLHFLPEPHTDFIFSVFSEEFGFIGCAVVLLLFAILLWRILNVSQYTRDLQAKLMCAAIAAWLWFQIMESVAMSMGLAPVTGLPLPLFSYGGSSLLVIALGLALVQSANIVARQERF
- the minD gene encoding septum site-determining protein MinD — translated: MGCRIIVITSGKGGVGKTTTTANLAAALASEGYKVVAIDGDVGLRNLDVIMGLENRIVYTLIDVIEGNCRLNQALIRDKRLENLYMIPTAQSKTKDAVSAEQMEKLCGDLSPDFDFILIDSPAGIESGFRNAAAGATEALVVTTPEVSAVRDADRIIGLLESMDKAPIQLIVNRIRPDMVKRGEMLGVQDVLDILAVDLVGMIPDDESIVISANRGEPLIFSGGTKAGAAYKNISKRICGEKIPFLDLSKEEGGIFASLRRLFSKG
- a CDS encoding RelA/SpoT family protein, coding for MNTENKGTAANVRSAHMSEIASMGGFSFGERESRALMESYWGRVSEDQRVASLRLAWQDLWAKASLYLPKDDMKMIGEAFVFSSVAHGKQRRHTGEPYIIHTVSVAAILSSMEIDRETIVASLLHDVLEDTATTPQQLSEKFGEDVVILVDGVTKLGKLQFKSVEEYQSENLRKMFVVMAKDIRVVLIKLADRLHNMRTISSHKREKQLSIARETLEIYAPLAHRLGIYQVKRELEDLSFRILDPEMYYDIKRRVRKKLPEREGIIKEAMDTLEQRLKDDNINASIKGRPKHFYSIYEKMRRKNLSLEQLYDLLALRVIVKTIGECYQVLGLVHTIWKPIPGLFDDYIANPKSNMYQSLHTTVVGPEGEPLEVQIRTKEMHLLAEYGIAAHWNYKEGGHKVDNLDKGLTWIRKALDAAPEHNEGEAGSAGEGGTESASDGTLFLDNLKTDVLSNDVFVFTPKGKVVRVPNGSTSIDFAYAVHTQVGHKCVGTMINGRIAPMDQELHNGDIVRILTSPQGKPSRDWLKIAKSNRTRSKIKSWFRQLERQERDEKSKRGRELLEKEAARRSPGVENPLEAVNSQLAHIARELGYSSLDELVIAVGSGSHSPASVLGRITPDSSKVQAEAIPEAAAPQQRKEADSEIVVEGAPGVLVTLAQCCRPIPGDPIVGVVTQSRGISVHRRDCANIERADRAKQVSVAWGRPKDTRYTARIKVEGVEKQSLLADIVQTIALMDGLISNVKASVVNNTRTRVVADLQVRDLEHLYRIIAKLNNISGILEITRG
- the dtd gene encoding D-aminoacyl-tRNA deacylase; the encoded protein is MKALLQRVSSSKVSVEGRVVGGIGRGITVLLGVVPEDDQRDIDWLAEKIVNLRIFDDEDGKMNLSVSDVGGEILVISQFTLCGECKKGRRPSWAKAAEPGFANEMYIKFIEAVKKEGIPVAHGQFQAYMAVDIQNDGPVTLMIDTKE
- a CDS encoding JAB domain-containing protein, with protein sequence MDFSQLPHSERPREKLIKHGPDSLSLAELLAILLRTGRKGEDVAALSQGLLRRMGGLAGLARATTAEMMQEKGLKEAKAASLAAALELGKRMVLMKGAESSDWRGALLAKAFETKYMERECIFAFFLSAKDRVLGESELSFGGISGAYLDLPVFFRQAVRISAAKVVVLHNHPDGCRLPSRDDVKLTEHIEQGLRFLGMQLKGHYIAADGELFPVKGERLAEYGLEAAPGKI
- the minE gene encoding cell division topological specificity factor MinE; translated protein: MGIFDCISSLFGSQKSGSVAKERLQLVLIHDRNDISPEILTALRSDLIKTIKKYLDIDEEGIELDLNREDRSVALLASIPLKNMQRPVRGRKKTGETEKR
- a CDS encoding septum site-determining protein MinC: MIQLKGRQAGFLRCVVPADMSERQMFDGFNSLLSTGGHLLAGSEIEIDLQTRRFSPALLSKIWKNFIEPSGSTVSLWIVSDPQSKEALDRMGFRTSAGEHMTERPDKKETRAGADEGIYPGFVYFGTLRGGQNIGHAGDVVIIGNVNQGAEVAAKGNVTVIGRLNGLVHAGCGGSDEMTVITRSLEAGQVRIGTKVGIIDRNSPFWGKAVTVRISDNEVLVSPWPVL
- a CDS encoding MBL fold metallo-hydrolase, which translates into the protein MNIKRFPLGTLWTNCYLIWDDSGNGFVVDPGGPAKEVEDFIRSHDIRLYWIILTHGHSDHIGGIADLRNISENGVAIHSEDAECLTSASKNLSTYIGEAVEMPSAEKLLKEGDRLKVGKMTLDVIHTPGHTLGGICIIVADGEEQILISGDTLFARSIGRSDLPGGNEDVLIESLKKLDGLPDKMRVFPGHGPETTIAAEKQYNPYWPR
- the mrdA gene encoding penicillin-binding protein 2 → MVSSQYSKFDIMRRMRFLQAAVFVSFMLLVAGLFFFQVVQGDTYVKLASQNRLRILRILPPRGSIVDINGAPLAVNVRTFNINGYPIDLQKEENIKSVTALLVRNGIPMTEDKFRETVAKQYSAPYRAITVATNLTFAQVAEMIMDRDFKKVLFLTPVWRRTYPAAQYAAHVVGYVAEITKEELEAGDAEVYRGGDMIGKNGIEGEYEEILRGSAGEEVIEVDSRGRKLRNISYVKSTKGDDMTLTIDLAAQRYAAELIGKYRGTIIAMDINDGGIRCLYSAPSYDPNPLTWGITTKEWAALNDHDERPMMNRAISGAYPPASTFKIVTGSAILESNVANRNTTVSCPGYFELGNHRFRCWKHSGHGRENIINALRDSCDVYFYQLSSQMGIDRLIKTAAKFGVGEKTGIDLTGEASGTLAGPEWKKKRIKESWYGGDTVNYSIGQGYVLMTPLQVLRAYAALANGGKLLKPRLNTAAPTESAALGISPEVLKLIQQGVQEVTKSGTGKRASSYGVKVAGKTGTAQNSHGDDHAWFVGYAPADNPKYAVVAIAEAGKGGASVAGPIVGKMLNFLINGVKYTEPKPANEINKPAAPTGT
- a CDS encoding rod shape-determining protein MreC; this encodes MQLLGRESRPWLGGVASVLAGVGLLLFMTAVPSAKYAAVEYVNAALTYPEKPVLYIRNLVQLSGNWVMERASLNERVERLELKNQALSEALQRAAIKEPAARESYVRALVTLRYPQDWWQEFRIDKGARDGVVEKAAVTSEGFLVGRVTRVGDSYAWVELITSSSFLLAAAVDQTRDLGVVNGDDFGHLKLLYIPEERKLKRGMTISTSLMSDLIPPGLPVGTIIDIDENKEGYTEMKLSAGAHLTQLYNVEVFTGRRAPK